Proteins encoded in a region of the Pseudomonadota bacterium genome:
- a CDS encoding RtcB family protein, translating to MPVLQEIRDHHAPIKVWSTDVDPLARQQLVQTACLPFIFKWLAVMPDVHAGKGSTIGSVIATRGAIVPACVGVDLGCGMSAVRTTVSPAQLSDILPKLRSRIEGAVPTGMSSHKSDDKLDTLSPADRSLLVDGAREIELRCQHEGTGSKVLKGLGKFPTQLGTLGGGNHFIEVCVSERNEVWVMLHSGSRGVGNLIAQHHIETARDEMKRLFVSLPDPDLSYLVAGTPQYEAYIHDMSWAQEFARLNRKVMLRSVLDALGHFIPFETGEVIDCHHNYVAHEVHYGEEVLVTRKGAVRARTGDLGIIPGSMGTRSYIVRGKGNAESFTSCSHGAGRRMSRNEARRRFTESDLAAQTAGVECRKDQAVVDEIPAAYKSIDEVMANQSDLVEAVEVLKQVLCVKGA from the coding sequence CGTTCATCTTCAAGTGGCTGGCCGTGATGCCGGACGTGCATGCCGGCAAGGGCTCCACCATCGGCAGCGTCATCGCCACCCGAGGGGCCATCGTGCCCGCGTGCGTGGGCGTCGATCTGGGCTGCGGGATGTCTGCGGTGCGCACCACGGTCTCCCCGGCCCAGCTGTCTGACATTCTGCCGAAGCTGCGCTCCCGCATCGAAGGGGCTGTGCCCACGGGCATGTCGAGCCACAAGAGCGACGACAAGCTCGACACCCTGTCGCCCGCAGATCGATCGCTGCTCGTCGACGGTGCGCGAGAGATCGAGCTGCGCTGTCAGCACGAAGGCACGGGCTCGAAGGTGCTCAAGGGCCTGGGGAAGTTCCCCACCCAGCTGGGCACCCTGGGCGGCGGCAACCACTTCATCGAGGTCTGTGTGTCCGAGCGCAACGAGGTGTGGGTCATGCTCCACTCCGGGTCGCGAGGCGTGGGCAACCTCATCGCGCAGCATCACATCGAGACCGCGCGAGACGAGATGAAGCGGCTCTTCGTCTCTCTGCCAGACCCCGACCTGTCGTACCTGGTGGCAGGCACGCCGCAGTACGAGGCCTACATCCACGACATGTCGTGGGCCCAGGAGTTCGCGCGCCTCAACCGCAAGGTCATGCTGAGATCTGTGCTCGACGCGCTTGGCCACTTCATTCCCTTCGAGACAGGCGAGGTCATCGACTGTCACCACAACTACGTCGCCCACGAGGTTCACTACGGCGAAGAGGTCCTGGTCACGCGCAAGGGAGCCGTGCGTGCCCGCACAGGTGACCTCGGCATCATCCCCGGGTCCATGGGCACGCGCAGCTACATCGTGCGCGGCAAGGGAAACGCGGAGAGCTTCACCTCCTGCAGCCACGGCGCGGGACGCCGCATGTCACGCAACGAGGCGCGAAGGCGCTTCACCGAGAGCGACCTGGCCGCACAGACCGCCGGCGTCGAGTGCCGCAAGGATCAGGCCGTGGTCGATGAGATCCCCGCGGCCTACAAGTCCATCGATGAGGTCATGGCGAATCAATCAGACCTCGTGGAGGCGGTGGAGGTGCTCAAGCAGGTTCTCTGCGTGAAGGGTGCCTGA